Proteins from a genomic interval of Nasonia vitripennis strain AsymCx chromosome 3, Nvit_psr_1.1, whole genome shotgun sequence:
- the LOC100115467 gene encoding small nuclear ribonucleoprotein Sm D3, with translation MSIGVPIKVLHEAEGHIITCETNTGEVYRGKLIEAEDNMNCQMQNITVTYRDGRVAQLENVYIRGSKIRFLILPDMLKNAPMFKRPGGKGSGTAGRGKSAILRAQARGRGRGQNQRGRGTGSAPWLNQQNQTSAPQTGRGRG, from the exons ATGTCGATAGGCGTGCCAATAAAGGTGCTGCACGAAGCGGAGGGTCACATCATAACCTGCGAGACGAATACCGGCGAGGTATATCGAGGCAAGCTCATAGAAGCCGAAGATAATATGAACTGTCAGATGCAAAATATCACGGTCACCTACAGAGACGGTCGTGTTGCACAGTTGGAGAATGTTTACATCAGAGGATCAAAAATCAGATTTCTAATATTACCAGATATGTTGAAGAATGCACCGATGTTTAAGAGACCTGGTGGGAAGGGCTCCGGGACAGCGGGCAGAGGAAAGTCTGCCATTCTGCGAGCACAAG CGAGAGGCAGAGGTCGAGGCCAGAATCAACGAGGCAGAGGCACAGGTAGCGCACCATGGCTCAATCAGCAAAACCAAACGAGTGCACCTCAAACTGGTCGGGGAAGAGGCTAA
- the LOC100115429 gene encoding 60S ribosomal protein L10a, translated as MTSKVSRDTLYECVNATITGAQEKKRKFLETVELQIGLKNYDPQKDKRFSGTVKLKNIPRPKMQVCVLGDQQHCDEAKANNIPFMDAEALKKLNKNKKLVKKLAKKYDAFLASESLIKQIPRLLGPGLNKAGKFPGLLSHQESMVGKIDEVKATIKFQMKKVLCLSVAVGHVDMTPDELVQNVHLSINFLVSLLKKHWQNVRSLHIKSSMGTPQRLY; from the exons ATGAC GTCCAAAGTTTCGCGTGACACTCTGTACGAGTGCGTCAACGCCACAATCACTGGCGCTcaagaaaagaagaggaagtTTCTGGAAACTGTGGAACTCCAAATTGGTCTGAAGAACTATGATCCCCAGAAGGACAAGCGTTTCTCAGGCACCGTCAA gCTAAAGAACATTCCTCGCCCAAAAATGCAAGTCTGTGTTCTTGGAGACCAGCAGCATTGTGATGAAGCCAAAGCTAACAATATTCCTTTCATGGATGCTGAGGCTCTTAAGAAGCTGAACAAGAACAAGAAACTCGTAAAGAAACTAG CCAAGAAATACGACGCTTTCCTTGCTAGCGAATCTTTGATCAAGCAGATCCCCCGTCTGTTGGGTCCCGGTCTTAACAAAGCCGGTAAATTCCCTGGTCTCCTCTCTCACCAGGAGTCCATGGTTGGAAAGATTGATGAAGTCAAAGCCACCATCAAGTTCCAGATGAAGAAG GTATTGTGTCTGTCGGTCGCCGTAGGACACGTTGACATGACCCCAGATGAGCTCGTTCAGAACGTCCATCTGTCGATCAACTTCCTCGTCTCGCTGCTGAAGAAGCACTGGCAAAACGTCCGATCCCTTCACATCAAGTCATCCATGGGAACGCCCCAGAGGCTGTACTAA